The segment aatatcgagagacgagccggcgtctataaaccctccgagaggaagaccgtcgagctccgacgttaaatatcgagagacgagccggcgtctataaacccgccgagcggaagaccgtcgagctccgacgttaaatatcgagagacgagccggcgtctataaaccctccgagcggaagaccgtcgagctccgacgttaaatatcgagagataagccagcgtctataaacccgccgagcggaagaccgtcgagctccgacgttaaatatcgagagacgagccgacgtctataaaccctccgagcggaagaccgtcgagctccaatgttaaatatcgagagacgagccggcgtctataaacccgccgagcggaagaccgtcgagccccgacgttcgaccgactctacgttccgctcggctcaTGGCCCAAAGGTTCTTGTCGGCTTGTAGCGAGCGATCCTTGCTAGCAAAGCGGAATGTTACGCGTCCGCAATATTTGCCCGAGTGGAGGGGCATCGCCAAGTACTTAGGCGAGCGGGCAACATACATATTAATTGGCAAAAGGACAGGGCAAAAATATAGAGTgcgcgaaaggaaagcattgcattaaaaataaaatctcaggcCGGGCGGCCTGAGTACAAAAGGGatcatatttagccgagcggccaaattacaaaaataactcgatataatcgtagagggtcttggggatggtatctaggagcgccacctgatcgccggccggaatattggtgaactccggaagaaggcccttcgacttcagataagtcatagtggcagtcatggccaagtcgaaggctgtgtacatccgctcgcatattttctccgagaattcgggcgatcggatgtaactTTGTCTTAGAGCAGCAACCCGACCCGGCTCGGCCTCCtggtactctttgaaggccaGTTGAGCTGCAGAGAGGGATTCCTGCAAAGCGGTCAGCTCATCCTTGTGCTTGgttgcgtcggccgagcggcttaCTTTCTCTTGGTCAAGCTGATCCATCAACTCCTTGACCTTCagctctaggccccgagcctccacattcttcttctccaagtcagaTATGGtcgtattcttccgagtggtggccagggtaaatttttggtcgaccgacttgacttgccgctcgagctcggccaaatGATGAGCCTGGTCGACTGTTttcttccgttcggcctccaGCATATCTTgagccttcttcagctccttctgcagtTCGGAGTAGGATGGTCCCTGAGGACCGGACGGACCAACCGCTGCCTTCAATTGGCGCAGCTCTTCATCTACCatggccaagcggttggaaaccgcaatttcttccacccatctctgacgagAGAAAATAGAAGCTattagtggccgatcggaaggaaggcATACAAAACTTGGGATGAAACGGACTTACCCCGGTGGCCTACTGCATATGACTGTTGGCCAAATTCCCGATGGGAATCAGCGCGATGCGTGCCCgagcgtccgcccacatctcagctagaggctctttcaaagtaatggtgtgctcgggcacggtcggTCGGGCGGCCTCTGGCAATAGCTCTTCGGTGGGAAGGTGAAGAGTGACCTGAATCGTGCGTCCAGGGCCgtgggtcgtccgaccggcagtcggaaggggatcagaagccggcgcagaaaactgggaatgaatggtcgagcgctggactgaatgacgagcgggcggaagggtgctgattggaaTAGCCTCCATTGGCGCGGCCGGCTCGTCGAGCggttgcagtgacccgctcggcTGGTTGGACCGCAGAGGTCGCCGACCGCAGGGGAgtttccactcggcgcctcttctgtggaggctgctcctcctcccgagcggaacctttctcgggggcagttggttcttcaggagtggctccgctggccacgttttgctgagaagcgggagcggtcgactcagcctgagtcccgctctctccttcgtgggatccgaccggctggatacccaaagcttccatttccctggccgccgcggcttccagagcggccgcctttttcttcaagacaccggccatgaccgaatccataacgatgtccgctgcaaggaaaggaaaagaaatcagttaacaatcaaagcaaatgcccaaccaaagttcttaccgaagccggccagaagaggagtccgtataggacaCAGCCCAAAGATGTATATCACTCCCTCatggagaagtttgttgatgtcaagtcgcagaccggccagtatatttgtagcgtggaggtagtccggtcgggtcttgaacttcttcaactcgggagtgggaggcagactgacctgccactgggtcgggaagtgcGCCTAattgggcatacggatgtagaaaaaataatccttccaatgtttattggaagtaggaagtttgttgaaaaagaccaagccgggcctagcttggaacatgaaggtgcccggctcgacttgcttggggtaataaaaataaaagaagacctccggtcggagggggatgttgtgaatcttaaacaaaatgacaacaccgcagaggagacggaaggtattgggtactaagctgccgagcggcacaccgaaaaagttacagacatctatgatgaacgggtgtacaggaaaacgaagaccagcgttaaactggtctcggaagacacagaaagctccgcgctgcggcctgtgaggccgagcggaaggaccagctaagcgaatttcgaaatcctctgggatttcgaaattgtcggccaaaatatcgaagtcccgctgttcgaatcgggactgcatggtggtgtaccatgggccgagcgactgatcttcgggataggaagagctagccatgggccgatcgggaGTAGTCAGAAGGTAAAAAGGTAGGAGAAAAATAACAGCGAACGAAAGgaagtttcaaggatcgaaactgagaaCGAAATGCTaaggaaacaccggaaaggaggaaggaaagatgtaaaaccttgctgcggggaaagggatcaaggaaaaggcgccggagagcgttgGAGAGCAGAAGCCGGATTGCTGGAGCTCCGAAGCGCAGGGGGCAATGGTCGAAATCGCGGAGGCAagtgaggaagagaaggaaacgaagaatttatagggtgaaggcgggcggcctccaccgttggatccaggtcacaggaatcaaagcatgcatcgagccgtccatttcgaatcgcttcgatcacatcaaagcacTATGCCACCGCCGTCGTACGCTGATGGCATggctccacgtggcattcaatcattcggagcatttaatgaaagcatgctcaaccttaatgtcgaagattggcgcaaaacacgaggagatccggtgaattcCATTGTTGATTCGCTTTAAGGCAAcctctatggttggccgagcggagggtaCTAGCACGGAGGAGCCGTTCGGCTATATTAGTAGTCCAGTCAAtaggactattcgcctccttcgactagacttgaaggggaggcaagtgatccggtagtaagaacaggggaccccatccggcgaagtcaacgccacgtggaagccaGAGTGGCAGGTGTccgtccggagagggatgggtccgactGGCCGACCGGTCGTCCGGACAGGCATGGGTCCGACCGGCCGGCCGACCGCCTGGTGGCTAACTGATGGTTAGGGGCACCGTCGGAAGACAGGGTTCCGGCGCTCTGTGGAAaaggtcgcagggccgagcggactgcacgctcggccaaagccataaggtaacatactgctaatagtctccacaaagcacgtgatggagaatctccctaagtaaaccaccgcatatgtccggacggatgttgagggagctgtccggccGGACGCCAGATCTGGAGTAAAGGGGGAAAGGACAAAGGAcacctttttctgacagcaggtacgtttcacgtgtaggccatactccaaatcttatgacagggggttccgctgtcccatcgaggacatgcttggactgtagcagtatgggtcaggtaagctcactgacaggcccttactagggtatgggccatggacacgtgtacacctcgatatgtgtACACCCTCTTCTTCGctgtcctatataaagaccttcatccttcgccggaggtacgcattctacgagttttggagccactttttctctgttgacctttacctgacttgagcgtcggagggtcgccgtcgggaaccccttcccggcctgactgctgtgcaggttcgccggagattcgtgcaccCAGACGAAGACCCACGTCATCGACCAAGaccgcgccacgtgcccagcgtcctttggttcggcgattcggacaggatcaggctGCATCTGTTGCTGGTGCTTGAATTCTATATTCAACGATTGGTCAATACTCTTTTGATCTCAGAAAATTTTCCATCAGCATACTTCAATGGTCATGGTGACCATCAAAACGTGGAATCGCAGGTTGCACAAAATTATTGTCATACACCATTGAGTCTTATTGCTACAAGATGAAAGCTGCTGCTTctttgtggctctgataccactgatgCAATggcgaggaagaagaaaaagagatgtATTGGCACGGAAAAGCAAAAGAGATGTATTGGAATGGAAATACACTGCTTGTTGATGAAGAAATTGAGCCTATAAATAGAGCACAGATATCCTGGATCACTTTTTTGTGATCCAGGGGATGTGCCACTCGTATTTGCAGCTGGATCGCGATCGCGATTCAGCTGCAAATGATTGTGATCCCTTCCTGGGTTCACCGTCCTCATCAGATTATAGTTTTTGTTTACAGCGGGTGGTCGGAGGTCGCCCGAAGGCCTCCAGTGGTGGATAAGTGACCAGGTTACTAGGTGCCGAGCGAGGGTGTCCTCCAGGCGGCCTCCGACTGCCTGCTCCGAATAAAAATTATAACCTGGTGGGAATGGTGAATCCAGGAAGGGATCACAACCATTTACGGCCAGATCGCGATCATGATCCGACCTCCAATGCGAGTGACACATCCCCTGGACCACCCTCCTATAAATAGGCTTTACATGGGGACTTTTCAAACTCTATCTCCTATAAAGTAGGATCAATAGATAAGAATCAAAAGACTCGGACAAATTAAAATGGCTAACACCTAAAGACTTGGACAATGGATAAAActttcaataaaaaaatattttaaatcttaacaGTCCATCACTCAAATTAAGTGATTATAATCGTTGAGACTAAATTAATGGAGAGATTATTGAGATGAGCCTGCAatagacatttttttttaaatcatctcCTACagtaggtatttttttttttttatttttgatgggTTCACTGGTTGAGCCGCCTAACCCGCAACCCGTCTTGGATTGAGTCGGATTGGGAATTTTCCAATCCGCCAAGATCACGGATCAAACCACCTCGCCAAATAATTGACTCGCCACGGACCGACCTGCGCTACTATGAGTTAACCCATCTGACGACTCTATTAATCAATACCTACATATTTCCTTTCATACAAGCTCCAACTTACAATATACCTTATATTTCATAATTCATTTAACCCGAGGTTATAACAAagttataataaataaaaacttattttatatatatatatacacacacgagcatgctaacttaaaaatatttatatttaacatTGTTGAGGAACAAATagatatgtttttttatttaagatgcataaattttaatttttttaatcaatataaAGTAAATTTATCGATCAAATTAGAATAAACTCAAgacctaaaattaatttttgtcagATTAATTAGATGgaccaaaaattatataaaaaaataactatGAATGAATTTCTAGATCCATTTGTCTATTTGGTAAacaaaagaaagggaaaggaaaacaATTTCATGCTAACATTTCATCTTTGATTACGGAGTACATTGAAGAAAGTTTTCCATCGAAATCTTTCCATAATTCCGTCTCCCAAGTAAACATAACATTAGTAAAAAAACAAATGAGCAAGTTCCAAGGTGAGGCTGCAGAGCTGCTCTTGATCCTTGTCATCGGCCTTCAGCGGCGACGGCATCGACAACGTAAAACTTAATTCTGCGAACGTATCCTCACAGGTGCTCGGCGCATCAAAGCAGCCGCTGACGGCGCTCATGGCGTCGCCCTTGCGGCTCTCTTTGATGGCGCTCCACGCGTTGTTGAGGTCACGGATCAGGACTTCGTATAGCTTGCTGCAGATCGATAGGCACATCCTCTCTTCCTTGCCCTGCGAGCTCTTCAGCAGCGTCTGGATCTTAGCGAAGACCTCCACCGCCTTGTCGGAGGACAGGTTGGTGGCGATGACGGCCAGGCCACGAAGGTCGGCGGTGGCGCTTGTAGGATCCGACTGCAACGTTTTCACACAGAAGTCGTAGTCGGTGTATAAGGAGACGGCCTTGCAGGTGGACTCCACCGTAGCGTGCGCAGCGGGCGAGAGGATGAGAAGGACGGCAGCGAGCACGAGCAGATCAGTAGGCCTCATCGTCGTCTTTGATTAATCACTAATTAATCGATTTGTTTTTTTTATGTCTCAAATTAGGAGCAGATCGTGCAAATTTATAGGGGTTATCTGTATAATTTTGgaaagaaattaattttctaggaaggataaataattttcacgatttcacaatctttaataatatttaattacgATTTAATGGAAGAAAATATGTAGGATATTTAATACGATGTATAATGATAGAGCCTAGTCATTGGATTTAGGGATGATCTGCATAATTTTGGGAAGAAGAAATTAATTTTATACAAAGGATAAATAATTTCCACGATTTCACAatctttaataatatttaatcacTATTTAATGGAAGGATATATGTAGGGTATTTAATACGGTGCATAATGATAAAGCCTACTCGTTGGATTTAGGGATGATCTACATAATTTTGGGAAGAAATTAATTTTATACGAAGGATAAATAATTTCCACGATTTCACAatctttaataatatttaattatgatttaatggAAGGAAATATGTAGGGTATTTAatacggtgcataatggtagAGCTCAGTCGTTGGGAGTCAAGGATATGTGACAGTCAGATAATTAAGGGGACGTGACAATCAACAGTCAAGGAGACGTGATAGTCAATAGTCAGGTGGACGTGACAGTCAGCAGATAAGGAAAGAAGGGGTAGGACCGCCTGATGTCGTCAAACTTATAATGTCAGGTCGGGTGCTTACAGATCAAGATCCAAATCTGAATCATGGTTCACAATCTGGGTGATGCTTGACCTGGATTTGATTGGTCGAGTTTTTC is part of the Zingiber officinale cultivar Zhangliang unplaced genomic scaffold, Zo_v1.1 ctg235, whole genome shotgun sequence genome and harbors:
- the LOC122037160 gene encoding putative invertase inhibitor, with product MRPTDLLVLAAVLLILSPAAHATVESTCKAVSLYTDYDFCVKTLQSDPTSATADLRGLAVIATNLSSDKAVEVFAKIQTLLKSSQGKEERMCLSICSKLYEVLIRDLNNAWSAIKESRKGDAMSAVSGCFDAPSTCEDTFAELSFTLSMPSPLKADDKDQEQLCSLTLELAHLFFY